Proteins found in one Bacillus subtilis subsp. subtilis str. 168 genomic segment:
- the yuzH gene encoding hypothetical protein (Evidence 4: Unknown function but conserved in other organisms): MNILQYSYKKRGKIEFVFEGWPHSKVTMVPIKGYYFVRFIKWSSQDPIVTRNDLEKMEWAANQYFGTAPFYRKRKAFETPSSGK, translated from the coding sequence ATGAACATTCTTCAATATTCTTATAAAAAAAGAGGGAAAATTGAGTTTGTATTTGAAGGCTGGCCTCACTCAAAAGTTACAATGGTTCCTATCAAAGGCTACTATTTTGTCCGCTTTATCAAATGGAGCAGCCAGGATCCAATCGTGACAAGAAATGACCTTGAAAAAATGGAGTGGGCTGCGAACCAATATTTTGGCACAGCCCCCTTCTATCGAAAACGAAAGGCATTTGAAACCCCATCGTCCGGAAAATAG
- the yugU gene encoding hypothetical protein (Evidence 4: Unknown function but conserved in other organisms) produces MLKTLQIKTTKRDEMIDITREVEAFLQETGITSGAALIYCPHTTAGITINENADPDVKKDMLRRFDEVYPWEHELDRHMEGNTAAHMKSSTVGASQHVIVENGRLILGTWQGIYFCEFDGPRTRTCYIKMMG; encoded by the coding sequence ATGCTGAAAACACTGCAAATCAAAACAACCAAACGAGATGAAATGATAGATATCACCCGGGAGGTGGAAGCGTTTCTTCAAGAAACAGGTATAACGAGCGGCGCAGCGCTGATTTACTGTCCGCATACGACTGCGGGCATTACAATTAATGAAAATGCCGATCCGGACGTCAAAAAAGATATGCTCAGAAGGTTTGATGAGGTATATCCGTGGGAACATGAGCTGGACCGCCATATGGAGGGCAATACAGCTGCACACATGAAGTCGAGTACGGTCGGAGCTTCACAGCATGTCATTGTGGAAAACGGCCGGCTTATTCTTGGAACGTGGCAGGGCATTTATTTCTGCGAATTTGACGGGCCTCGCACCCGGACATGCTATATCAAAATGATGGGATAA
- a CDS encoding hypothetical protein (Evidence 5: Unknown function) — translation MFYRVYESGLTGKKRTQNELSDESGQTKGETNAENTANQNNQTR, via the coding sequence TTGTTTTATCGGGTTTATGAGAGCGGTTTAACAGGAAAAAAAAGAACACAGAACGAATTAAGCGATGAGAGCGGACAAACGAAAGGAGAAACAAATGCTGAAAACACTGCAAATCAAAACAACCAAACGAGATGA